The Streptomyces sp. NBC_00344 genome includes a window with the following:
- the cobA gene encoding uroporphyrinogen-III C-methyltransferase: MAEHVEYPAYPVGLRLSGRRVVVIGGGQVAQRRLPTLIAAGSDIVLVSPSATPSVEAMAEAGEIRWERRRYTEGDLTDAWYVLIATGDTEANERVSAEAERNRIWCVRSDDAEAATAWTPATGRSEGVTVAVLTGRDPRRSAAVRDAIVDGLRDGTLAARHHRARSQAAAVALVGGGPGDPDLITVRGRRLLAEADVVIADRLGPRDLLDELPPHVEVIDAAKIPYGRFMAQEAINNALIEHAKAGRTVVRLKGGDPFVFGRGMEEAEALAEAGIPYTVVPGISSSISVPGAAGIPVTHRGVAHEFTVVSGHVAPDDERSLVDWPALAALRGTLVVLMGVDKIAAIARTLIEHGKAPDTPVALVQEGTTAAQRRVDATLATVGEKARSEGVRPPAVIVIGAVVGVGPTGKPQ, encoded by the coding sequence ATGGCCGAGCACGTCGAGTACCCCGCCTACCCCGTAGGTCTCCGCCTCTCCGGGCGGCGCGTCGTCGTGATCGGCGGCGGCCAGGTCGCCCAGCGGCGCCTGCCCACCCTCATCGCGGCCGGCAGCGACATCGTCCTGGTCTCTCCCTCGGCGACGCCGTCCGTCGAAGCGATGGCCGAGGCGGGCGAGATCCGCTGGGAGCGGCGCCGGTACACCGAAGGCGACCTGACCGACGCCTGGTACGTCCTGATCGCGACGGGCGACACCGAGGCGAACGAACGGGTGTCCGCGGAGGCCGAGCGTAACCGGATCTGGTGCGTGCGCAGCGATGACGCCGAAGCCGCCACAGCATGGACGCCGGCCACCGGGCGCAGCGAGGGGGTGACCGTTGCCGTCCTCACCGGCCGTGACCCGCGCCGTTCGGCGGCGGTACGCGACGCGATCGTGGACGGCCTGCGCGACGGGACCCTCGCCGCCCGTCACCACCGCGCGCGTTCGCAAGCCGCGGCCGTCGCCCTGGTGGGCGGCGGCCCCGGCGACCCTGACCTGATCACGGTGCGCGGCCGCCGGCTGCTCGCCGAGGCCGACGTCGTGATCGCCGACCGGCTCGGCCCGCGCGATCTCCTCGACGAGCTGCCCCCGCATGTCGAGGTGATCGACGCCGCGAAGATCCCCTACGGCCGTTTCATGGCACAGGAGGCCATCAACAACGCGCTCATCGAGCACGCCAAGGCGGGCAGGACCGTCGTACGGCTCAAGGGAGGCGATCCCTTTGTCTTCGGCCGGGGCATGGAGGAGGCCGAGGCACTTGCCGAAGCCGGTATCCCGTACACGGTGGTGCCCGGTATCTCCAGCTCCATCAGTGTCCCCGGCGCGGCCGGGATCCCGGTCACCCATCGAGGTGTGGCCCATGAGTTCACGGTGGTCAGCGGGCATGTCGCCCCGGACGACGAGCGTTCCCTCGTCGACTGGCCCGCGCTCGCCGCGCTGCGCGGCACCCTGGTCGTACTGATGGGCGTCGACAAGATCGCGGCCATCGCCCGGACCCTGATCGAGCACGGAAAAGCACCGGATACCCCCGTGGCCCTGGTACAGGAGGGCACCACGGCCGCACAGCGGCGCGTCGACGCCACACTGGCGACCGTGGGCGAGAAGGCCAGGTCCGAGGGTGTGCGTCCGCCTGCCGTCATCGTCATCGGCGCCGTCGTGGGTGTCGGCCCCACCGGCAAACCGCAGTAG
- a CDS encoding TrmH family RNA methyltransferase, with translation MAELITVDDPEDPRLRDYTGLTDVELRRRREPAEGLFIAEGEKVIRRAGLAGYEMRSMLLSAKWVEVMRDVIDEMTAPVYAVSPDLAERVTGYHVHRGALASMQRKPLPGSDDLLGTARRIAVLESVNDHTNIGAIFRSAAALGMDAVLLSPDCADPLYRRSVKVSMGAVFAVPYARLDTWPKGLETVREAGFRLLALTPDVKATAIEEAAPHRLDRVALMLGAEGEGLSTRALVAADAWVRIPMAHGVDSLNVGAAAAVAFYAVATGRPQD, from the coding sequence GTGGCTGAACTCATCACCGTCGATGATCCGGAAGACCCCCGTCTGCGGGACTACACCGGCCTGACCGACGTCGAACTGCGCCGCAGACGTGAGCCGGCCGAGGGCCTGTTCATCGCCGAGGGCGAGAAGGTCATCCGGCGTGCCGGGCTGGCCGGGTACGAGATGCGCTCCATGCTGCTGTCGGCCAAATGGGTCGAGGTGATGCGCGACGTCATCGACGAAATGACGGCCCCGGTCTACGCGGTGAGCCCCGATCTGGCGGAGCGGGTGACCGGCTATCACGTCCACCGTGGAGCCCTCGCCTCGATGCAGCGCAAGCCGCTGCCGGGCTCCGACGACCTGCTCGGGACGGCCCGGCGCATCGCCGTCCTGGAATCGGTCAACGACCACACCAACATCGGCGCCATCTTCCGCAGCGCGGCGGCGCTCGGCATGGACGCGGTACTGCTCTCGCCGGACTGCGCCGACCCGCTCTACCGTCGTTCGGTCAAGGTCTCGATGGGCGCGGTCTTCGCCGTTCCCTACGCGCGTCTGGACACCTGGCCCAAGGGCCTGGAGACCGTACGCGAGGCGGGCTTCAGACTGCTGGCGCTCACCCCGGACGTGAAAGCGACGGCCATCGAGGAGGCCGCCCCCCACCGGCTCGACCGGGTCGCTCTGATGCTGGGTGCCGAAGGGGAGGGCCTCTCCACCCGGGCCCTGGTCGCCGCCGACGCATGGGTACGCATTCCGATGGCACACGGTGTGGACTCGCTGAACGTGGGAGCGGCCGCCGCCGTGGCGTTCTACGCGGTGGCGACGGGCCGCCCGCAGGACTGA
- a CDS encoding serine/threonine-protein kinase, translating to MAMMRLRREDPRVVGSFRLHRRLGAGGMGVVYLGSDRRGQRVALKVIRPDLAEDQEFRSRFAREVSAARRIRGGCTARLVAADLEAERPWFATQYVPGPSLHDKVADEGPLSAAEVASIGAALSEGLVAVHEAGVVHRDLKPSNILLSPKGPRIIDFGIAWATGASTLTHVGTAVGSPGFLAPEQVRGAMVTPATDVFALGATLAYAATADSPFGHGSSEVMLYRVVHEEPHLYEVHDALAPLVRACLAKDPEDRPSTLQLSMRLKEIAAREAQGLPESRPPAQRRAAEADRPTGRLAGPYTEQQTQRRAEGAPTPRPQASRSSSPRSGARPAARGTSRSNGRTNSRPGTRPGTRPTSAGRRPGPSPRMMRQRLIVFVVVTLIVLVGIAAAQQF from the coding sequence ATGGCGATGATGCGGCTCCGGCGCGAGGATCCGCGTGTCGTCGGCTCGTTCAGACTTCACCGGCGGCTCGGCGCGGGCGGCATGGGGGTGGTGTACCTGGGCTCCGACCGGCGTGGGCAGCGGGTGGCGCTCAAGGTCATCCGGCCGGATCTCGCCGAGGACCAGGAGTTCCGTTCGCGTTTCGCACGCGAGGTGTCGGCCGCACGGCGGATCAGGGGCGGCTGCACGGCCCGGCTGGTCGCCGCCGACCTGGAGGCCGAGCGCCCCTGGTTCGCCACCCAGTACGTCCCCGGTCCCTCGCTGCACGACAAGGTGGCGGACGAGGGGCCGCTCTCGGCCGCGGAGGTGGCCTCCATCGGGGCAGCGCTCTCCGAGGGCCTGGTCGCGGTGCACGAGGCGGGGGTCGTACACCGCGATCTCAAGCCGTCGAACATCCTGCTCTCGCCCAAGGGCCCCCGGATCATCGACTTCGGGATCGCCTGGGCCACCGGGGCCAGCACACTCACCCATGTCGGGACCGCGGTCGGGTCCCCCGGCTTCCTCGCACCCGAGCAGGTGCGAGGCGCCATGGTCACGCCCGCCACCGACGTGTTCGCGCTGGGCGCCACTCTGGCCTACGCCGCAACGGCGGACTCGCCTTTCGGACACGGCAGTTCCGAGGTGATGCTCTATCGCGTCGTGCACGAGGAACCCCATCTGTACGAGGTGCACGACGCCCTCGCACCGCTGGTGAGGGCCTGCCTCGCCAAGGACCCCGAGGACCGGCCGAGCACCCTCCAACTCTCCATGCGCCTCAAGGAGATCGCGGCCCGCGAGGCACAGGGTCTCCCCGAGAGCCGGCCGCCCGCGCAGCGCCGCGCGGCCGAGGCGGACCGGCCCACCGGGCGGCTCGCCGGACCGTACACGGAGCAGCAGACCCAGCGCCGCGCGGAGGGCGCGCCCACACCGCGGCCACAGGCCTCGCGCTCCTCGTCCCCGCGGAGCGGCGCCCGCCCCGCGGCGCGCGGTACGAGCCGCTCCAACGGCCGGACGAACAGCCGTCCTGGCACCAGGCCCGGCACCCGTCCGACATCGGCGGGACGGCGGCCGGGGCCCAGCCCGCGGATGATGCGGCAGAGGCTGATCGTGTTCGTCGTGGTGACGCTGATCGTTCTGGTCGGGATCGCCGCGGCGCAGCAGTTCTGA
- a CDS encoding phosphotransferase family protein, translating to MTASALVQTLAAAAGGAAHPPGLSSCGDCEGDATVLADRPDGAVVRHGGAVAKAHAADTDRSALAVRVEVAAHPLLAGILLPPLTRPSPAGPRAVTAWPYGTPVDPADPGAAPWEEAATLLARLHAVAPGLLHGPLPPMRGPAKVARALARMRTAQPDRALTGPVERAWRCLPGWARGETAAPPARGGRLCHGDLHLGQLVRHPVPQGPWLLIDIDDLGVGDAAWDLARPAAWYAAGLLPPLVWTRFLGAYRAAGGPAVRAGGDPWPELDVPARALTVQTAALALAKSAAESRPLDEAEQVMLDSCARIAALPPELTCEASS from the coding sequence GTGACCGCATCCGCTCTCGTCCAGACGCTCGCAGCCGCTGCCGGAGGTGCCGCACATCCGCCGGGGCTCTCCTCGTGCGGCGACTGCGAAGGGGATGCCACCGTCCTCGCCGACCGCCCGGACGGCGCCGTGGTCCGGCACGGCGGCGCCGTGGCGAAGGCGCACGCCGCCGACACCGACCGGTCGGCCCTGGCGGTACGGGTGGAGGTCGCCGCCCACCCGCTGCTGGCCGGCATCCTGCTGCCCCCGCTGACCCGCCCGTCCCCGGCGGGCCCCAGAGCGGTGACCGCGTGGCCCTACGGCACCCCGGTGGATCCCGCAGACCCGGGCGCCGCGCCATGGGAGGAGGCGGCCACCCTCCTCGCCCGGCTGCACGCGGTCGCCCCGGGCCTGCTCCACGGGCCGCTGCCCCCGATGCGCGGCCCCGCCAAAGTGGCCCGCGCCCTGGCTCGTATGCGCACTGCACAGCCCGACCGGGCCCTGACGGGACCCGTGGAGCGGGCCTGGCGGTGTCTTCCCGGATGGGCCCGCGGCGAGACTGCCGCGCCACCGGCACGCGGCGGCCGGCTCTGTCACGGCGATCTGCATCTGGGTCAGCTCGTCAGACATCCCGTGCCCCAGGGGCCGTGGCTGCTGATCGACATCGACGACCTGGGCGTCGGCGACGCCGCCTGGGACCTGGCCCGTCCCGCGGCCTGGTACGCGGCAGGACTGCTGCCGCCGCTTGTCTGGACACGTTTCCTGGGCGCCTATCGTGCCGCGGGCGGCCCCGCGGTGCGTGCCGGAGGCGACCCGTGGCCCGAACTCGACGTACCCGCACGGGCGCTGACCGTGCAGACCGCGGCCCTGGCCCTGGCGAAGTCCGCCGCGGAGAGCCGGCCGCTGGACGAGGCCGAGCAGGTCATGCTGGATTCCTGTGCCCGGATTGCCGCCCTCCCGCCCGAGTTGACGTGTGAGGCGTCATCGTAG
- a CDS encoding TFIIB-type zinc ribbon-containing protein gives MQCPKCHAPMHTYNRSGVQIEQCSGCRGIFLDYGELESLTRLESQWGQQAPPAPPAPQGYPAQQAPAWGAPQHGGGHYGGHHGGHHGHHNKGFGHMLFSS, from the coding sequence ATGCAGTGTCCCAAGTGCCACGCACCGATGCACACGTACAACCGCAGTGGCGTCCAGATCGAACAGTGCAGCGGCTGCCGGGGGATCTTTCTCGACTACGGGGAGCTCGAGTCACTGACCCGTCTGGAGTCGCAGTGGGGACAGCAGGCCCCGCCCGCGCCACCCGCGCCGCAGGGCTACCCCGCCCAGCAGGCCCCTGCCTGGGGTGCGCCGCAGCACGGCGGCGGCCATTACGGCGGTCACCACGGCGGCCACCACGGCCATCACAACAAGGGCTTCGGCCACATGCTCTTCTCCTCCTGA